In Scomber scombrus chromosome 17, fScoSco1.1, whole genome shotgun sequence, the following proteins share a genomic window:
- the LOC133997404 gene encoding E3 SUMO-protein ligase ZBED1-like: MLATLDAQYEPPGRKYFSETAIPKLYNQLRGEITSELKEANFVALTTDMWSSINMSPYMSITAHYVSKDWTLKSKCLETAFAPESHTAAVLAEALQDGLQAWGVGEEKVACITSDNGANIVAAVRDLKWPWISCFGHNLNLAVNNALNKEKAKTERAFGVCRQINGAFSHSWQRRQQLRKEQEQQGIKKPLSLITDCATRWGSKYAMTERILALLPSIRRVFADDRSRRTLPTISWQDVSVLEAVKEGLKSVSEFTDIMSSERDVTISSLLPLLHLMKDTLKEKDTDVKLTADIKRTILEQLDNRYDNDKTIQLMRTASLLDPRYKARHMSAADLDYIRCQLEDEMVLFWKRDTPRPPVRVTDEEDAGTTQPTKKKKTLGSLLGTVKPAVVATPEQRAHAEMANYLQEEVADGETNALEWWRRNENRFPFMAKMAQKYLCIPATSTPSERIFSKAGNVVTRYRSLLKPDKVNMLVFLSNNL; this comes from the exons ATGCTAGCTACACTGGATGCGCAATATGAGCCGCCTGGCAGGAAATATTTCTCGGAGACCGCAATACCGAAACTATATAATCAGCTGAGAGGGGAAATTACCAGCGAATTAAAAGAGGCCAACTTCGTTGCTCTGACAACCGACATGTGGTCGAGCATAAACATGTCTCCCTATATGTCCATAACCGCTCACTATGTTTCCAAAGATTGGACATTAAAATCCAAATGTCTTGAGACAGCTTTTGCACCGGAGAGTCATACCGCAGCGGTGCTCGCTGAAGCACTCCAGGATGGGTTGCAAGCATGGGGAGTAGGAGAGGAGAAAGTGGCCTGCATCACAAGCGACAACGGAGCCAACATCGTTGCAGCTGTTCGTGATCTGAAGTGGCCATGGATCAGCTGTTTCGGGCATAATTTGAACTTGGCCGTCAACAATGccttaaataaagagaaagccAAAACGGAGCGGGCTTTTGGCGTGTGTCGCCAAATAAATGGAGCCTTTTCGCACAGCTGGCAAAGGCGGCAACAACTCAGGAAAGAACAAGAGCAACAGGGGATAAAGAAACCGCTTTCTTTGATAACT GATTGCGCAACGCGCTGGGGCAGCAAGTATGCAATGACAGAGAGGATCCTGGCCCTGCTGCCTTCCATCAGAAGGGTTTTTGCCGACGACAGGAGCCGGCGCACACTACCAACCATAAGCTGGCAAGATGTAAGCGTGCTGGAGGCTGTCAAAGAGGGACTGAAGTCTGTATCTGAATTTACAGACATTATGTCGAGTGAGCGTGACGTCACCATTTCATCGTTGCTGCCTCTGCTGCACTTGATGAAAGATACCCTCAAGGAGAAAGACACTGATGTCAAACTGACGGCAGATATAAAACGAACAATCCTGGAACAGCTCGACAACAGATACGACAACGACAAGACCATCCAGTTAATGCGCACAGCTAGCCTCCTTGACCCGCGGTACAAGGCCCGTCACATGAGTGCTGCCGACCTGGACTATATCAGATGCCAGCTGGAGGATGAAATGGTGCTGTTCTGGAAGAGGGACACCCCCAGGCCACCTGTGAGAGTCACAGATGAGGAGGATGCAGGAACCACCCAGccaaccaaaaagaaaaaaacactgggcAGTCTTCTTGGCACAGTCAAGCCTGCTGTCGTTGCAACGCCGGAGCAGCGAGCGCACGCTGAAATGGCAAATTACCTCCAAGAAGAGGTAGCTGATGGAGAAACCAATGCCCTTGAATGGTGGAGGAGGAACGAAAACCGCTTTCCCTTCATGGCAAAAATGGCACAGAAATATTTGTGCATTCCCGCGACTAGCACGCCTTCGGAGCGCATATTCAGTAAAGCGGGGAATGTTGTAACCCGGTACCGCAGTCTGCTAAAGCCAGACAAAGTCAACATGCTTGTCTTCTTGTCAAATAATTTGTAA
- the LOC133997405 gene encoding trace amine-associated receptor 1-like, which yields MEPEINRTDIVTDIHPCYEIDNFNYILTNTPSFICVLLYIFLVLLSVITICGNLLVIISILYFRQLHTPTNYLILSLAVADVFVGVLVFPLSMAFSLSSCLYHEDLFYRYHAVCQPLSYRTKINHNVVVIMILVSWGISALIGIGVIIAGLNSEKCEERCLIDVLMANTIGPILSFYLPVIIMLCIYLKIFIVAQRQARSIQSTKSAVTVSKMERKATKTLAIVMGIFLMCWFPFFICITFLPFSNDSVPVPVIETLNWLTLANSMLNPFIYAFFYSWFRSAFRMIISGKIFQDFYSRHGPSEHTDGAPKAV from the exons ATGGAACCAGAAATCAACAGGACTGACATTGTGACTGACATACATCCTTGTTATGAAATTGATAATTTCAACTACATACTGACAAATACCCCCTCCTTTATATGtgtattgttatatatttttcttgtattattGTCTGTTATCACAATATGTGGAAACCTTCTTGTAATAATCTCCATCCTTTACTTCAGACAGCTCCACACTCCTACTAATTacctcatcctctctctggcTGTGGCAGACGTGTTTGTAGGAGTTTTAGTCTTTCCTTTGAGCATGGCATTCTCTCTTAGCTCGTGTCTGTATCATGAGGATTTATTTT ACAGATATCATGCAGTGTGTCAGCCTCTGTCTTACAGGACTAAGATAAATCATAATGTTGTTGTAATCATGATCTTGGTGAGCTGGGGCATTTCTGCTCTAATTGGAATTGGTGTCATAATTGCAGGgttaaacagtgaaaaatgtgagGAAAGGTGTTTAATTGATGTTCTCATGGCAAACACTATTGGAcctattttatctttttatctccCTGTGATCATAATGCTCTGTATCTACTTGAAGATTTTCATTGTTGCACAGAGACAGGCACGCAGCATCCAGAGCACAAAGTCTGCAGTCACAGTCAGTAAGATGGAGAGAAAGGCCACCAAAACTCTGGCTATCGTGATGGGAATTTTTTTGATGTGTTggtttcctttctttatttgtatCACCTTTCTGCCTTTTAGTAATGATTCAGTACCCGTGCCCGTTATAGAAACACTTAACTGGCTTACACTGGCTAATTCAATGCTCAATCCTTTCATTTATGCTTTCTTTTACAGCTGGTTCAGATCAGCTTTCAGGATGATCATTTCTGGAAAAATATTCCAAG ACTTCTACAGCCGGCATGGTCCCAGCGAACATACCGATGGAGCTCCGAAGGCAGTCTAA